In the Hordeum vulgare subsp. vulgare chromosome 7H, MorexV3_pseudomolecules_assembly, whole genome shotgun sequence genome, one interval contains:
- the LOC123410164 gene encoding uncharacterized protein LOC123410164 gives MDPSVADPGPTKDEGVGSKGAMDLPVADPGPVRDEGELLQCPYCDSEAMHKLAQFLLPGLAAVCVDGTTGDLFRSPSVVAVDLRKEMVDYITQRSETFIADALIESEVEQNTENEMPDDPYEIISIFMDDFSRTKRNIIGHVSGWLLSDSREDKIDDFVQEMDMTRFWPLERREAIAEVLLKNVDIKTKFHCPEKYEDEERLAHHKAQCSFRPVTCPNDGCRAKVSVRCMQDHDAACLFKILQCEQNCEKRLLRRDMDRHCVTVCPMRPMKCPFGCDSSFAEHNLEEHCSESLQQHLLKVLQVVHKKGFTADQLNDRALELEKSEDRGKLAKAWDARSLTNIVKDLEAKKKPSS, from the exons ATGGACCCTTCAGTTGCCGATCCTGGACCAACCAAGGATGAAG GTGTTGGATCTAAGGGGGCAATGGATCTTCCAGTTGCCGATCCTGGACCGGTGAGGGATGAAGGTGAGCTTCTCCAGTGCCCGTATTGTGATTCCGAAGCAATGCACAAACTAGCACAATTCTTGCTCCCTGGTTTGGCTGCGGTCTGTGTCGACGGTACGACGGGTGATCTGTTCAGGAGCCCATCTGTTGTTGCCGTTGACCTCAGGAAAGAAATGGTGGACTACATTACGCAAAGAAGTGAAACGTTCATAGCTGATGCTCTCATTGAATcggaggtggaacaaaacactgagAATGAGATGCCAGATGACCCTTATGAGATCATATcaatcttcatggatgatttcagtCGCACGAAAAGAAACATCATCGGCCATGTCTCTGGGTGGTTGTTGAGCGATAGCCGTGAAGATAAGATCGATGACTTTGTCCAAGAAATGGATATGACCCGCTTCTGGCCACTAGAAAGGAGAGAAGCAATCGCCGAGGTCCTCCTCAAGAATGTGGACATTAAAACCAAGTTCCACTGCCCTGAGAAATATGAAGATGAAGAACGTCTTGCTCATCACAAGGCACAGTGTAGCTTCAGGCCTGTCACTTGCCCGAACGATGGATgccgagcgaaagtttctgtacgGTGCATGCAGGATCATGATGCAGCTTGTCTCTTCAAGATCCTTCAGTGCGAGCAGAACTGCGAGAAACGGCTTCTGAGGCGTGATATGGATAGACATTGTGTTACTGTCTGCCCCATGAGGCCCATGAAGTGCCCTTTCGGCTGTGATTCTTCGTTCGCTGAACATAACCTTGAGGAGCACTGTTCAGAGAGTCTTCAGCAGCACCTGCTTAAGGTCCTTCAGGTGGTTCACAAGAAAGGTTTTACGGCTGATCAGCTGAACGACCGCGCTTTAGAGCTGGAGAAG TCTGAAGATCGTGGTAAACTGGCTAAAGCTTGGGATGCAAGATCTCTTACTAATATTGTGAAGGATCTTGAAGCAAAGAAGAAACCATCAAGTTGA
- the LOC123407802 gene encoding ESCRT-related protein CHMP1 has translation MGNPEKLMAQIFDLKFTSKSLQRQARKCEKEEKDQKLKVKKAIEKGNVDGARIYAENAIRKRTEHMNYLRLASRLDAVVSRLDTQAKMQAIGKSMGNIVKSLDSSLATGNLQKMSETMDNFERQFVNMEVQAEFMEGAMAGSTSLSTPETEVNSLMQQVADDYGLEVSVGLPQAAAHAIPAAKDKEKVDEDDLTRRLAELKARG, from the coding sequence atgggcAACCCGGAGAAGCTGATGGCGCAGATCTTCGACCTCAAGTTCACCTCCAAGTCGCTGCAGCGGCAGGCGCGCAAgtgcgagaaggaggagaaggaccagaagctcaaggtcaagaaggCCATCGAGAAGGGCAACGTCGACGGCGCGCGGATCTACGCCGAGAACGCCATCCGCAAGCGCACCGAGCACATGAACTACCTCCGCCTCGCCTCCCGCCTCGACGCCGTCGTCTCCCGCCTCGACACGCAGGCCAAGATGCAGGCCATCGGAAAGTCCATGGGCAACATCGTCAAGTCGCTCGACTCCTCCCTCGCCACCGGCAACCTCCAGAAGATGTCCGAGACCATGGACAACTTCGAGCGCCAGTTCGTCAACATGGAGGTCCAGGCCGAGTTCATGGAGGGCGCCATGGCAGGTTCCACCTCCCTCTCCACGCCCGAGACCGAGGTCAACTCCCTCATGCAGCAGGTCGCCGACGACTACGGCCTCGAGGTCTCCGTCGGCCTACCCCAGGCCGCCGCACACGCCATCCCCGCCgccaaggacaaggagaaggtcgACGAGGACGACCTCACCCGCCGCCTCGCTGAGCTCAAGGCCCGCGGCTGA